The following coding sequences are from one Candidatus Nitrohelix vancouverensis window:
- a CDS encoding septum formation initiator family protein: MSKYSTYHKSIFLSIAFFMVMILVAIFHKDGIMTVFKIETEALSLEQSNDRIREENKRLTQEIALLRSDPYAIETIAREKLNLVRPGEKMYRILPLDPDNSPAMGKN; this comes from the coding sequence ATGAGTAAATATTCGACTTATCATAAATCCATCTTTCTGAGCATCGCTTTTTTCATGGTGATGATTCTGGTCGCCATATTTCATAAAGATGGAATAATGACAGTTTTTAAAATCGAAACGGAAGCGCTTTCCCTGGAACAAAGCAATGATCGTATCCGCGAGGAAAACAAACGCCTGACTCAAGAGATAGCGCTTCTGCGATCCGACCCCTATGCGATCGAAACCATAGCGCGGGAAAAATTAAATCTCGTTCGCCCCGGTGAAAAAATGTATCGCATCCTTCCTCTGGACCCAGATAATTCCCCTGCGATGGGGAAGAA